TTCATCTGCATAAACGACTTAGGGTCATCCCTCAAAGTAGTAAAAGTTGTAGAAACGTTCGAAGATTTCTTTACTCtttatgaacatataaagaaaaaggagagagtCATATTTATAGACGCGGAATGGAAGTGCTCCATATTTCGTGAAAATCCCATCGTTTCTATTTTTCAAGTGGCCCTAAAGGATACCCCCATTTCGTACATAATtgacttgaaaaaaattgcagtaGAAAATTACGAAATTAATTACTACATTTCGGACCTTTTTCGGGaccaaaatattataaaagttgGAGTGGCCTTTTTAAACAACGACATGTTGCACTTTAGAAAGTACTACGACATATTTGCTATGTTGAAATGGGAGAAGTATCACAGCATATTGGTGGACAGCTTTGAtaggggagaagaagtacccatgggggaggaaaatgCCGACTTTTGGGCTGCAGAGAAGCTCCCTTTaggaaaggaacaaatgaCTAGCAATAGTACAAGTGACTGGGATGTGTTGCTAAGGAGGGCCATGAAAAGCGTCTACGAGAGTGATGACCGCAGTGGAAGTGCAAATGATGGTGGGGTGCATCTTAACGAAGGGGAGCAGGGCCAGCACAGCAACAGGAGTGGTGCCCATTCATCAGATAACCGGAGGAAAGAAcaaggaggaaaacaaaacttTCACCTTTGTGACGACGTAAGTTATAAGAACATCTTTCCGGTTAACTATTTTgtgaaatacaaaaagaacGAAGCACTGATAGATAAGCACTTAAACTCTAAGTGTAGCGCCTGTGGGAAGGTTGGGATTTATAGCTGCATACACAAGTACTACGACTTGGAGTGCATTTACCTGAAATATTATGAGCAGCTGAAGGGGCACTTTCCCCACCTACGAAAGAACATGAGTTATTCTGTCAAAATTTTTGGGAAAGCCTTATGTCCGGATAAGGAAGTTAACAAGGAGTGCCAGATAATGAACTGGAACTTCAGGCCCCTCTCCTCCATCAGTGTGGAGTATGCCATATTGGACGttctcattttgaagaatttttttaatttaattcaGTCAAAGTTGTCATTTAGCATCGAGCAGGCCCTCTAAGGGGTGCCGCTGCTGCGGCTGCTGCTGCGACTGCTATGTGGGGGGAATAGGAGGACAGTACGCCCACCTGTGAATGCTTCGACTGTTATGCATCACGAACATACGTTGATATACTGTTCATGTAGAGCAGCGTCCGTGGAGGACGACCTCGCTTCCACGGCGTTGCTCAGATTGACCGCCAACTGGGGGTGCACGCGACCCATTCGTTCGCCCCCATTTAGTACAAAGTTAATCATTTGTTCGTTCATGTCGAGCGACAGAGCGCTTTCTTCAAAGCGGTCTCCGTTCGAATGACACGTGTTTTTGAAGTGGCTacagttttaaaaaaaaaattttaaaagagtttttttttaatttaccaATGGGGGCGCAGTAACGTGTGTGCAACACGTGGAATTGCGCCCCCCGTCTCAGTCGTGCCTGTCTCGTGTTTTTCGCTTCGCCGATTTGTTTTGCGTATATTCCCCCTTAATGTTTCCCTTaatgtttcccttttcttctaATTTAACCTTTAACTTTTGTCAAAAAATGCTATTTATAAagttatacataaaaagttaatttttaccgtggtgaaaaggggaggagaaaatatGCAAACGTAAATGCAGCGCTTTTTGATGTCCTTGCGGATGATGAACATATCGATGTGATCATACCAAtcaggcaaaaaggaaaaaaaaaaaaatgacgcaaTGATGTAGCTACCTAGCAGTGCTAAGCGTTATATGtccaggggaaaaaaggaagaaggaacaCATTTAGGCATGTACGAACaaatggccaaaaaaaattcgcgcaAATGGTGTTACATATGGGAACGGTTTGAAAGAGCACCTACTCAGGGGGGGGATCCAAAGTGCAACAGTGCAGTAGTAACAATGTAAATTGTAAATGTGCCTcttcagggggggaagaaaaagggtaACACGGAAAGCCAACTTCACAGTTATGCTACATAACGGGTAAAATGCCTTCCAAAAAATGTCATtagggagaggaaaaaaaaaaaaaaaaaaaaaaaaaaatattcttcccCAGATATCTCCACCCCCACGTTTGCAGCACCTTTTGTTACTTTGCAATTGTTGCACAATTaatcttcttcctcttctatCTCGCTCGAATTTTCCTCATCATCGCTGGAGTTCTCATCGTCATCTTCACTGCTGTTATATTCATTGTCACTGGAGAGGTCATCCTGTTTGTCCAGCAGTTCTTCCAATCGTTTTTCGTCATCTCCTCCTATGACCAAAATTTCTCCTTGCTGTTTAAaatccccccctttgtatTCCTTAATCTTATCGCTAATCAGTTTCATGGCCTCTTGAATTTTGGACATCCCGAGATCTTTATCCTGACAGGACGTAACGATGACGTATTGTGGTGGGGCAATTAGCTTAATGTTGATGGACACTTCATCGTTCGAaacttccttccctttttttaaagcttCTTTAACGGCATCAATTCCTTCGTAGCTGAAGCACCACACATCAATTCTTCCTCTCAATTTTAGCGCTTGTGCGGCTAGCCTAAGTTGAATATCAGCCAGCAGGGAATTTTTCACATCTTCATTTAGTTCTATGCCTTTAAAGACCGCTTCCGGGTTGATAGTTGCTTCTTTTAAAGCATCCAGGGCGTGTCCATACTTCTTGTAGAGTGGCCAAATGGCTATCCTGTTCAATTCCTCGACGGTCATATTATGCTTCTGTGCAACGTGCCTGACAGTTTGGTGTACT
Above is a genomic segment from Plasmodium vivax chromosome 2, whole genome shotgun sequence containing:
- a CDS encoding eukaryotic translation initiation factor 2 alpha subunit, putative (encoded by transcript PVX_081705A), with product MGDLLRSKADLGDCRFYEKKFPEVDDLIMVKVNRIEDMGAYVSILEYNDMEGMILMSELSKRRFRSVNKLIRVGRHEVVLVLRVDSQKGYIDLSKRRVSPKDIMKCEEHFSKSKKVHQTVRHVAQKHNMTVEELNRIAIWPLYKKYGHALDALKEATINPEAVFKGIELNEDVKNSLLADIQLRLAAQALKLRGRIDVWCFSYEGIDAVKEALKKGKEVSNDEVSINIKLIAPPQYVIVTSCQDKDLGMSKIQEAMKLISDKIKEYKGGDFKQQGEILVIGGDDEKRLEELLDKQDDLSSDNEYNSSEDDDENSSDDEENSSEIEEEED